One window of the Leptospira ryugenii genome contains the following:
- a CDS encoding clan AA aspartic protease, with amino-acid sequence MGLVYANIKLSNPVLPLQAKIECSALVDSGALRLCIPEHLAIQLDLKTLENREVTLADGKRHLVPYAGPVRIEFENRNAFFGAMILGDEVLLGAIPMGDMDVVIHPATRSLRVNPDSPNIAMAKIK; translated from the coding sequence ATGGGTTTGGTTTATGCAAATATAAAGTTATCTAATCCTGTATTGCCCCTCCAGGCAAAAATCGAATGTTCGGCGTTAGTAGACAGTGGAGCTTTGCGCTTGTGCATTCCTGAACATTTAGCAATTCAATTGGATCTCAAAACCTTAGAAAACAGGGAAGTTACACTAGCGGATGGAAAACGGCATTTAGTTCCCTATGCGGGACCAGTCAGAATCGAATTTGAAAATCGCAATGCGTTTTTTGGAGCTATGATACTCGGTGATGAAGTTCTTCTTGGTGCGATACCAATGGGGGATATGGACGTAGTCATTCACCCAGCGACTCGGTCTCTTCGAGTGAACCCGGACAGTCCCAATATTGCAATGGCTAAGATTAAGTGA